Proteins found in one Lycium ferocissimum isolate CSIRO_LF1 chromosome 6, AGI_CSIRO_Lferr_CH_V1, whole genome shotgun sequence genomic segment:
- the LOC132061016 gene encoding serine/threonine/tyrosine-protein kinase HT1-like — protein MASSCFNPFRLRRSKSNQLSVPPSSSRRQWNSANNDTMEKKRFDSLDSWSMILESDNVETWETSKEDQKEDWTADLSQLFIGNKFASGAHSRIYRGIYKQRAVAVKMVRIPTHKEETRAKLEQQFKSEVALLSRLYHPNIVQFIAACKKPPVYCIITEYMSQGTLRMYLNKKEPYSLSTETVLRLALDISRGMEYLHSQGVIHRDLKSSNLLLNDEMRVKVADFGTSCLETQCREAKGNMGTYRWMAPEMIKEKPYTRKVDVYSFGIVLWELTTALLPFQGMTPVQAAFAVAEKNERPLMPASCQPALAQLIKRCWAANPSKRPDFTYIVSALEKYDECVKEGLPMTLHSGLVSRNAIIERLKGCVSMSSSSISVNV, from the exons ATGGCTAGTTCTTGTTTCAATCCGTTTAGGCTGCGAAGGTCGAAGAGCAATCAATTATCAGTTCCACCATCATCATCAAGAAGACAGTGGAATTCAGCAAATAACGACACAATGGAGAAGAAGAGATTTGATAGTTTAGACTCATGGTCAATGATATTGGAATCTGATAATGTTGAGACATGGGAAACTTCAAAGGAGGATCAAAAAGAAGACTGGACAGCTGATTTATCTCAGCTTTTTATTGGTAATAAATTTGCATCAGGTGCACATAGCAGAATTTATAGAGGAATTTACAAGCAAAGAGCAGTTGCTGTGAAAATGGTGAGGATTCCAACTCATAAGGAGGAGACTAGAGCTAAGCTTGAACAACAGTTCAAGTCTGAAGTTGCTCTGCTTTCTAGACTCTATCATCCCAATATAGTTCAG TTCATCGCCGCGTGTAAGAAACCTCCTGTATATTGTATCATCACAGAGTACATGTCACAAGGAACTCTAAGGATGTACCTCAACAAGAAAGAGCCATATTCACTCTCAACAGAAACTGTTCTTAGGTTGGCCCTCGACATATCGCGAGGAATGGAGTATCTTCATTCCCAAGGAGTGATCCATAGAGACCTGAAATCGAGTAATTTACTCTTAAACGATGAGATGCGTGTTAAGGTCGCTGATTTTGGCACGTCGTGTCTTGAAACACAGTGCAGAGAGGCGAAAGGCAATATGGGAACTTATCGATGGATGGCACCGGAGATGATAAAGGAGAAACCGTATACGCGGAAAGTTGATGTTTACAGTTTTGGGATTGTGCTGTGGGAACTCACAACAGCTTTGTTACCATTTCAAGGAATGACACCAGTGCAGGCTGCTTTTGCTGTTGCTGAAAAG AATGAACGACCACTCATGCCAGCGAGTTGTCAACCCGCACTTGCACAACTCATAAAGCGTTGTTGGGCCGCTAACCCTTCAAAGAGGCCAGATTTCACGTACATTGTATCTGCTCTAGAAAAGTACGACGAGTGTGTCAAGGAAGGGCTTCCGATGACCCTTCATTCAGGGCTAGTTAGTCGGAACGCCATTATTGAACGCTTGAAAGGCTGTGTATCCATGAGTTCTTCATCTATATCTGTAAATGTCTGA
- the LOC132060373 gene encoding uncharacterized membrane protein At1g16860-like, translated as MGSRTGSHQLSNGLIVSGRPENHKERQPTMGSRAVPYTGGDVKKSGELGKMYGVGSGDHHHPGPPPILKPSSRGSSASQHNSGSVRSGPHSGPMGHKLTNSGSMPKKSSSSSGQLTPIQPTGLITSGPLSSNIGRRSGQLEPTGSFKKVVYGSSVTSLTDDVKMGFRVSRVAMWVILIVVLMGLVVGVFLTVAVKKVVIVVAFAGVLAPMVLILIWNFAYKERGLLGYLKRYPDAELRGAIDGQFVKVTGVVTCGSIPLETSFQQIPRCVYASTELYEYKGWGGKSAHPSHRCFSWGRRHSEKHVADFYISDFQSGLRAMVKAGYGAKVVPFVKPTTAIDVTKSNRELSPNFLRWLADRSLSSDDRIMRLKEGYIKEGSTVSVMGVVRRHENVLMIVPPAEPISTGCQWIRFLLPTYIEGLVLTCDDSQNADVIPV; from the exons atgGGTTCTCGAACCGGGTCACACCAGCTAAGCAACGGGTTAATAGTCTCGGGTCGACCCGAGAATCACAAGGAACGTCAACCCACAATGGGTTCCCGGGCCGTGCCGTATACCGGCGGCGACGTGAAGAAATCCGGCGAGCTTGGGAAAATGTACGGTGTTGGAAGTGGGGACCACCACCATCCGGGCCCACCGCCAATTCTGAAACCCTCATCAAGAGGATCATCTGCATCACAGCATAACAGTGGATCCGTGAGATCCGGCCCGCATTCCGGCCCGATGGGCCACAAACTCACCAACTCCGGCTCGATGCCGAAGAAATCCTCGTCTTCTTCCGGTCAGCTGACTCCGATTCAACCTACCGGTCTCATTACATCCGGTCCTTTGAGTTCCAATATCGGTCGGCGGTCAGGTCAGCTTGAACCGACCGGTTCGTTTAAGAAAGTTGTTTACGGTTCGTCGGTGACGAGTTTAACTGATGATGTAAAGATGGGTTTTAGGGTTTCTAGGGTTGCAATGTGGGTGATTCTCATAGTGGTGTTGATGGGTTTGGTTGTGGGTGTGTTTCTGACGGTGGCGGTGAAAAAggtagttattgttgttgcaTTTGCTGGAGTTTTAGCTCCAATGGTgttgatattaatttggaattttgcGTATAAAGAACGAGGGTTGTTGGGTTATTTGAAGAGATATCCTGATGCTGAGCTTAGAGGTGCCATTGATGGACAATTTGTCAAGGTCACTGGG GTTGTCACTTGTGGAAGTATCCCACTCGAAACTTCTTTTCAGCAGATACCAAGATGTGTATATGCTTCTACAGAACTGTACGAATACAAAGGTTGGGGTGGAAAATCAGCACATCCTAGCCACCGTTGCTTCTCATGGGGACGCAGGCATTCAGAG AAACATGTGGCTGATTTCTATATCTCGGACTTCCAGTCTGGATTAAGAGCTATGGTGAAGGCAGGTTATGGAGCAAAAGTTGTCCCATTTGTCAAGCCAACCACAGCCATTGACGTAACAAAGAGTAACAGAGAGTTGTCTCCCAACTTCCTGCGCTGGCTTGCTGATCGCAGCCTCTCAAGTGATGACCGCATAATGCGCCTCAAAGAAGG TTACATCAAAGAAGGAAGCACCGTAAGTGTAATGGGGGTTGTAAGACGCCATGAGAATGTCCTAATGATTGTTCCACCAGCAGAGCCTATTTCGACCGGATGTCAGTGGATCCGTTTTCTGCTCCCTACTTACATCGAAGGTCTCGTCTTGACGTGCGACGACAGCCAAAATGCAGATGTGATCCCTGTGTAA